A single genomic interval of Deinococcus apachensis DSM 19763 harbors:
- a CDS encoding phosphoribosylanthranilate isomerase has translation MIRVKVCGTTSVHDALLSAGAGADALGFIFAPVSRRLVSSGMAREAGLVVGPTVGRVGVFLNQGLDEVLRLAEAARVSAVQLHGPLSSLYVREVARYHPVLRVLRPADLGRADVLEVLEDPAVTLMVDAPEPGGGVPLDWEDLRDVFPPGAWLAGGLGPENVAEAIRVLHPAGVDAVSRLEDRPGVKNPGRVRAFVEAAREAGRRTYPQ, from the coding sequence TTGATCCGCGTCAAGGTCTGCGGCACCACGTCCGTCCACGACGCGCTCCTCTCCGCGGGGGCGGGGGCCGACGCGCTGGGCTTCATCTTCGCGCCGGTCAGTCGGCGGCTCGTGTCGTCCGGGATGGCGCGGGAGGCGGGCCTGGTGGTCGGTCCGACGGTGGGACGGGTCGGCGTGTTCCTGAACCAGGGGCTGGACGAGGTTCTGCGCTTGGCCGAGGCGGCGCGGGTAAGCGCCGTGCAGCTCCACGGCCCGCTGTCAAGTCTTTACGTGCGGGAGGTGGCCCGTTATCATCCCGTTCTGCGCGTTCTGCGCCCCGCTGACCTGGGGCGGGCGGACGTGCTGGAAGTTCTGGAGGACCCCGCCGTGACCCTGATGGTGGACGCGCCCGAGCCGGGGGGTGGAGTACCGCTCGACTGGGAGGACCTGCGGGATGTCTTTCCGCCCGGTGCGTGGCTGGCCGGGGGTCTGGGTCCTGAGAACGTGGCGGAGGCGATCCGGGTGCTGCACCCGGCGGGGGTGGACGCTGTGAGCCGCTTGGAGGACAGGCCGGGCGTGAAAAACCCGGGGCGGGTTCGGGCTTTCGTTGAGGCAGCGCGGGAAGCGGGGCGGCGGACTTATCCACAGTGA